The Microbacterium sp. KUDC0406 genome includes a window with the following:
- a CDS encoding PspC domain-containing protein: MNALVRPRQGRIIAGVCAAVAHRFGFTPTTVRVLTVLLVLFAGLSIWAYILLWIVIPNEG, translated from the coding sequence ATGAACGCTCTCGTCCGTCCCCGCCAGGGCCGCATCATCGCCGGCGTCTGCGCCGCCGTCGCGCACCGATTCGGCTTCACGCCGACGACCGTGCGCGTGCTGACCGTGCTGCTCGTCCTGTTCGCCGGCCTGTCGATCTGGGCCTACATCCTGCTCTGGATCGTGATCCCGAACGAGGGCTGA
- a CDS encoding DUF6157 family protein encodes MAEHTTNYVSTFIEVAEDCPAAAAQEPPADKPTIAALHYRLIAEQPYGRTSDDVIFQTQALRQGIDDTAKAREVFFSKGQACLRSSPLGKRYGWGVLSDAEGRVTLVPRESEEYARLAADPTIGHTRAMRSKRA; translated from the coding sequence ATGGCCGAGCACACCACGAACTACGTCTCGACGTTCATCGAGGTCGCCGAGGACTGCCCGGCGGCTGCCGCCCAGGAGCCGCCGGCGGATAAGCCGACGATCGCTGCGCTGCACTACCGGCTGATCGCCGAGCAGCCGTACGGCCGCACCTCCGACGACGTGATCTTCCAGACCCAGGCGCTGCGCCAGGGGATCGATGACACGGCGAAGGCGCGCGAGGTGTTCTTCTCGAAGGGGCAGGCCTGCCTGCGGTCGTCGCCGCTGGGCAAGCGCTACGGCTGGGGCGTCCTCAGTGACGCCGAGGGTCGGGTGACGCTCGTGCCGCGCGAATCGGAGGAGTACGCGCGCCTCGCCGCAGACCCGACGATCGGTCACACCAGGGCGATGCGCTCGAAGCGCGCGTAG